In the genome of Calditrichota bacterium, the window ATTCTTCACTCACGTCATCCTGCCAGTATTGTCCGCGGGCGGGACCGGTATTCTCTTCGAAGCAACTCGCGCAGTTCCGGGAAAGGCGAAAGGTCGTTCCACCGGTCAAGCGTCTCTTCAGCCGCTTGATGCGCGGACAACAGCAGGTCATAGTCGATCGTCAAGTCGGCAAACCGGAATTTCATCACCCCGGCTTGTCGGGTTCCAAGCGGTTCACCCGCGCCGCGATTTCGAAGGTCTTCTTCTGCCAGCGCGAGGCCATCGGATACAGTCTCCAGCACCTTTAGCCGCCGCCAGGCATCGCCGCCCTCCTGATCTGTCGTTATCATCACACAGACGCCCGTCTGACCCGCCCTCCCGACCCGGCCTCGCAACTGGTGCAATTGCGCGAGCCCAAATCTCTCGGAATTCTCTATCACCATAATCGTCGCCATCGGAACATCGACGCCGACTTCGATGACCGAAGTTGTCGCCAGCAGTCTCACATCACCGCGCCTAAAAGCCTCGATCGCCGCTACGCGCTCCTCGACCGGCTTGCGCCCGTGCATCAAGGCCATCGGGATGCCGCTGAAGTCTATACGGCGATAGGGCTCGAAGCGCGCTTCAGCAGCCTGCAAGCCTGCCGGTCCTTCGTCAATCACCGGGAAGACGAAGTAAGCCTGCCTGCCTTTGGCAAGTTCGCCCCGCAGCCACTCAAACACCTTGTCGCGGGCGCCTTCGTTGACGAGGCGGGTCTTCACCCGGCGTAGATACCCCTCGGGCGGGTCGAGGTAGGTGAGATCGAGATCGCCGTAATGCGCCAGTGCCAGTGTGCGTGGTATCGGCGTCGCGGTCATAAGTAAGACGTGCGGACGAACGCCTTTCTCCACCAGTAGTGCTCGTTGCCGGACACCGAATCGTTGCTGCTCGTCGATGACGACCAGCCCGAGCCGCGGCGGCATCACGCGCTGCTGCAAAAGAGCGTGAGTCCCAATGATCAAATCCGCGCCACCGATTGAAGTCTCGAAGAGCGCCCGGCGGACCTCATCCGGGTCGCGACCGGCCGTCAACAGGACTGCCTTTAGCCCGGCCGGTTCGAGGAACTTCAGCGCATTCTCATAATGCTGACGGGCAAGGATCTCGGTCGGCGCCATAAGAGCCGTCTGGTGGTTGCCATCGGCAGCCAAGGCTGCCGCTCCGAAGGCGACGATCGTCTTACCCGCTCCCACCTCGCCTTGAAGGAGGCGATACATCGGACGCCCGGAGGCGAAGTCTGAGGCTATCTCGTCCAGTGCTGCA includes:
- a CDS encoding ATP-dependent DNA helicase RecG — protein: MGGSPGESALTWSDPIDRIKGLGIPRATFLKEQGIATVGELLLRAPIRFIDRRISPPFNSLVSPPAHEITAIGRIESVGEKFPRRPRDTYATSGRPNFGKKRLICIISDGTGTLQGVWFGEYRYYLSELTPGRLVAFSGQVKFFDGPQIVHPKVTYLDDDVDLTSRTGLVPVYPSGAEWERAGLSRRQWPRLIERVISMWDGKGPYMPEDIRIVHHLANFTAAVRGLHRPDTPEEYEIALKSLKFAELYHHQLLMVALRRRRRRQDAVRLPESGERWSRFQAQLPFTLSKSQTAALDEIASDFASGRPMYRLLQGEVGAGKTIVAFGAAALAADGNHQTALMAPTEILARQHYENALKFLEPAGLKAVLLTAGRDPDEVRRALFETSIGGADLIIGTHALLQQRVMPPRLGLVVIDEQQRFGVRQRALLVEKGVRPHVLLMTATPIPRTLALAHYGDLDLTYLDPPEGYLRRVKTRLVNEGARDKVFEWLRGELAKGRQAYFVFPVIDEGPAGLQAAEARFEPYRRIDFSGIPMALMHGRKPVEERVAAIEAFRRGDVRLLATTSVIEVGVDVPMATIMVIENSERFGLAQLHQLRGRVGRAGQTGVCVMITTDQEGGDAWRRLKVLETVSDGLALAEEDLRNRGAGEPLGTRQAGVMKFRFADLTIDYDLLLSAHQAAEETLDRWNDLSPFPELRELLRREYRSRPRTILAG